In Providencia zhijiangensis, a single window of DNA contains:
- the atpG gene encoding F0F1 ATP synthase subunit gamma, translating to MAGAKEIRSKIGSVQNTQKITKAMEMVAASKMRKTQERMAASRPYAETMRSVIGHLALGNLEYKHPYLEEREVKRVGYLVVSTDRGLCGGLNVNLFKKLLADMKTWSEKNVQVDLALIGSKAVAFFGSVGGNVVSQVTGMGDNPTLSDLIGPVNSMLQAYDEGRLDKLYVVNNKFVNTMSQEPTILQLLPLPASDDETLKKKSWDYLYEPDPKALLDTLLRRYIESQVYQGVVENLASEQAARMVAMKAATDNGGNLIKELQLVYNKARQASITQELTEIVSGAAAV from the coding sequence ATGGCCGGCGCAAAAGAGATACGTTCCAAGATTGGAAGCGTGCAAAACACGCAGAAGATCACTAAAGCGATGGAAATGGTCGCGGCGTCCAAAATGCGTAAAACGCAGGAACGCATGGCGGCCAGCCGTCCTTATGCAGAAACCATGCGCAGTGTGATTGGTCACCTTGCATTAGGTAATCTGGAATATAAACACCCATATCTCGAAGAGCGCGAAGTTAAGCGCGTCGGGTATTTGGTTGTTTCAACAGACCGTGGTCTGTGTGGTGGTTTGAACGTTAACCTGTTCAAAAAACTACTGGCAGACATGAAAACGTGGTCTGAGAAAAACGTTCAGGTTGATTTGGCTTTAATCGGTTCTAAAGCGGTAGCATTCTTCGGTTCTGTAGGCGGCAATGTCGTTTCACAAGTAACCGGAATGGGGGATAACCCGACCCTTTCTGACCTGATTGGCCCAGTTAACTCTATGCTACAAGCCTATGATGAAGGGCGTTTAGATAAACTGTATGTGGTGAACAACAAGTTCGTCAATACAATGTCTCAAGAGCCAACAATTCTTCAATTACTGCCATTGCCTGCAAGCGATGACGAAACACTGAAGAAGAAATCTTGGGATTATTTATATGAACCCGATCCTAAGGCGTTGCTGGATACCCTGCTGCGTCGTTATATCGAGTCGCAGGTTTATCAGGGCGTCGTTGAAAACCTAGCTAGTGAGCAGGCCGCTCGAATGGTAGCGATGAAAGCCGCTACAGATAACGGTGGAAACCTGATCAAAGAGTTGCAGTTGGTTTACAACAAAGCTCGTCAGGCCAGCATTACTCAGGAACTGACCGAGATCGTTTCTGGTGCTGCCGCGGTTTAA